A stretch of the Clupea harengus unplaced genomic scaffold, Ch_v2.0.2, whole genome shotgun sequence genome encodes the following:
- the LOC105905734 gene encoding protein PET100 homolog, mitochondrial, whose translation MGVNLEIFRMMLYLSFPVAMFWVSNQAEYFEEYIVKRKREIFPPDEKSQRKELEDFKERMRIRKEKRILKQMALESQE comes from the exons ATGGGCGTAAATTTAGAGATTTTTAGG ATGATGCTGTACCTCTCCTTCCCCGTTGCCATGTTCTGGGTATCAAATCAAGCAGAGTACTTTGAGGAGTACATTGTCAAGAGGAAG AGGGAGATCTTTCCACCAGATGAGAAGTCGCAG AGGAAAGAGCTTGAAGACTTTAAGGAACGAATGCGGATCAGAAAGGAAAAGCGCATCTTGAAACAAATGGCCCTGGAGTCTCAGGAATGA